The following coding sequences lie in one Myxococcales bacterium genomic window:
- a CDS encoding ABC transporter permease: protein MSAGNRVSVWARSSSVRALLPLLLVFAVGCVFNQDGAFFEWSAHRAMLREISVLGILACGMTLVIVSGGIDLSVGSVLAVSAVSFATLSMQRGYGAIAAIAAVLAVGTALGLASGALIARFRVQPFIVTLAMMVFARGLAKLISGGKKVTNYVSLPDGSSTTVELPAVFRQIDAKVLGDNISVVTLIFAACALATFLVLRQLRAGRYLYAVGGSYEAARLSGVPVARTLLLSYALSGAFAAIAGICQAAQETQGDPETGAGYELDAIAMVVLGGTSLSGGRGGMGLTLIGALTLGMLQKILSLNAFSTEARLMLTGAILIGAVLFQRPWQTERQS from the coding sequence GTGAGCGCGGGCAACCGAGTCTCGGTCTGGGCGCGCTCGAGCTCCGTGCGTGCACTGCTGCCGCTGCTCTTGGTCTTCGCGGTCGGTTGTGTGTTCAACCAGGACGGCGCTTTCTTCGAGTGGAGCGCGCACCGCGCCATGCTGCGTGAGATCAGCGTGCTCGGGATCTTGGCCTGCGGCATGACGCTCGTGATCGTGTCCGGTGGCATCGACCTCTCCGTCGGCAGCGTGCTAGCGGTCTCGGCCGTCTCCTTCGCGACCCTCAGTATGCAGCGGGGCTACGGGGCGATCGCCGCGATCGCTGCGGTGCTCGCCGTCGGAACGGCGCTCGGTTTGGCGTCCGGCGCACTGATCGCGCGCTTCCGTGTGCAACCCTTCATCGTGACACTCGCGATGATGGTGTTCGCGCGCGGACTCGCGAAGCTGATTTCCGGCGGAAAGAAGGTCACGAACTACGTGAGCCTGCCGGACGGTTCCTCCACCACCGTCGAGCTGCCCGCGGTGTTCCGCCAGATCGACGCCAAGGTGCTCGGCGACAACATCTCCGTCGTGACTCTGATCTTCGCTGCCTGTGCCCTCGCGACCTTCCTCGTGCTCAGGCAGCTGCGCGCCGGGCGTTATCTGTACGCCGTCGGGGGTAGCTACGAGGCCGCACGCCTCTCCGGGGTGCCCGTCGCGCGCACCCTGCTCTTGTCCTACGCACTCTCGGGCGCCTTCGCCGCCATCGCCGGCATCTGCCAGGCCGCGCAGGAGACCCAAGGTGATCCCGAGACCGGCGCCGGTTACGAGCTGGACGCCATTGCCATGGTCGTCCTCGGCGGGACGAGTTTGTCCGGGGGCCGCGGAGGCATGGGGCTCACCCTGATCGGCGCCCTCACCTTGGGCATGCTGCAGAAGATCTTGAGCTTGAACGCCTTCAGCACCGAGGCGCGCCTGATGTTGACCGGGGCGATCTTGATTGGTGCGGTGCTCTTCCAGCGGCCCTGGCAGACTGAAAGGCAGTCATGA
- a CDS encoding DUF393 domain-containing protein has protein sequence MDSLTILYDSSCQLCVHCREWLETQPSFVPMEFVPCDSSEARRRFGQIPWLGGQLVVVASDGRVWAGAAAFVMCLWALVQYREWAERLSSPALAPLAERFFRVVSAERRRLGSLFTHRPCSTDACGVPARGPYR, from the coding sequence GTGGACTCGCTCACCATCCTCTACGACTCGAGCTGTCAGCTCTGTGTGCACTGCAGGGAGTGGCTGGAGACCCAGCCGAGCTTCGTGCCGATGGAGTTCGTCCCCTGTGATTCCAGCGAGGCGCGCCGACGCTTCGGACAGATCCCGTGGCTCGGTGGACAGCTCGTGGTGGTGGCGAGTGACGGGCGAGTGTGGGCCGGCGCCGCAGCCTTCGTCATGTGTCTGTGGGCGTTGGTCCAGTATCGGGAGTGGGCCGAGCGGTTGTCGAGCCCGGCCCTGGCTCCGCTGGCGGAGCGCTTTTTCCGGGTTGTCTCGGCCGAAAGGCGCCGGCTCGGCTCGCTCTTCACACACCGCCCTTGCTCGACGGATGCTTGCGGCGTCCCCGCCCGAGGTCCGTATCGATGA
- a CDS encoding NADH-quinone oxidoreductase subunit C produces MGAKGVAKNDELDKLLADSFGVSEFPADSPPVVDRARHFELAKQLKQLGYRIYVTVVATHYLPQAAGKAGPEQPELFEIATVLRKPGKGADIATWRVKLAVGEGIESLVPLYAGADWQEREQYDLVGVVFENHPDLRRLMMPDDWEGHPLRKDYAIDTACSPWR; encoded by the coding sequence ATGGGAGCCAAGGGCGTTGCCAAGAACGACGAGCTGGACAAACTCCTCGCTGACTCGTTCGGCGTGAGCGAGTTCCCGGCGGACTCACCGCCGGTCGTGGACCGCGCACGCCACTTCGAGCTGGCGAAACAACTGAAGCAGCTCGGTTACCGCATCTACGTCACAGTCGTCGCGACGCACTACTTGCCGCAGGCTGCGGGCAAGGCTGGACCCGAACAGCCCGAGCTATTCGAGATCGCGACCGTCCTGCGCAAGCCTGGCAAGGGCGCGGACATTGCGACCTGGCGGGTGAAGCTCGCGGTCGGCGAGGGCATCGAGTCGCTGGTGCCGCTGTACGCCGGGGCCGACTGGCAGGAACGTGAACAGTACGACCTGGTCGGTGTGGTCTTCGAAAACCATCCGGACCTGCGCCGCCTGATGATGCCCGACGACTGGGAAGGGCATCCGCTCAGAAAAGACTACGCCATCGACACGGCGTGCTCTCCCTGGAGATGA
- a CDS encoding NADH-quinone oxidoreductase subunit D: MELSVDPVPEKPAKKAAERPGPAWRVPGAVASIQRGDPYLKIEDYDPEADMMVLNLGPQHPSTHGVFRVKLYLDGELIVKAVPYAGYLHRGVEKLCEKLAFTQITPIVDKNDYVSPMMNEQAINMAFEALLGAEVPRRARYIRTLVAELQRIASHLLWLGTFALDLGGALGGGSTVFLHCFRERELILDLFEMLTGCRFHYNTHTVGGNRHDIPEGWASLVKRSLEVIESRIGEYEDLMTHNRIFVERTRGVGVLDGELCMELGISGPLLRAAGVDHDLRRDAPYHAYDEVEVRVQTEKAGDCQARTLVRIREIAESIRIVRELVDGVPEGPICGHKPIKIVLQERSAGGQAYAALESPRGELGTWVIGGGVNKGTSPYRLKIRPPSLHASSCLPYVLPGHSLSDCIVILGSLDPIMGEVDR; the protein is encoded by the coding sequence ATGGAGCTGAGCGTCGATCCCGTCCCCGAGAAACCGGCCAAGAAGGCGGCCGAGAGGCCCGGCCCTGCCTGGCGCGTGCCGGGTGCAGTGGCCTCGATCCAGCGCGGGGATCCGTACCTGAAGATCGAGGACTACGACCCCGAAGCCGACATGATGGTGTTGAACCTCGGGCCGCAGCACCCGAGCACTCACGGTGTGTTCCGCGTGAAGCTCTACCTCGACGGTGAGCTGATCGTGAAGGCGGTGCCCTACGCCGGGTACCTGCATCGCGGTGTCGAGAAGCTGTGTGAGAAGCTGGCGTTCACGCAGATAACGCCCATCGTCGACAAGAACGACTACGTGTCGCCGATGATGAACGAGCAAGCCATCAACATGGCGTTCGAGGCGTTGCTCGGAGCGGAGGTGCCCCGGCGTGCGCGTTACATCCGCACTCTGGTCGCGGAGCTGCAGCGCATTGCCAGCCACCTGCTCTGGCTCGGCACGTTTGCGCTGGATCTGGGCGGCGCCCTTGGCGGTGGCTCCACCGTATTTCTGCACTGCTTCCGCGAACGCGAGCTGATCCTCGACCTGTTCGAGATGCTGACGGGATGCCGGTTCCACTACAACACCCACACCGTCGGCGGGAATCGCCACGATATCCCCGAGGGCTGGGCCAGCCTCGTCAAGCGCTCGCTCGAAGTCATCGAGTCCCGGATCGGCGAGTACGAAGATCTGATGACACACAACCGCATCTTCGTGGAGCGCACGCGGGGTGTCGGCGTGCTCGACGGCGAGCTGTGTATGGAGCTCGGGATCAGCGGACCGCTCTTGCGTGCGGCGGGTGTCGACCACGATCTGCGGCGTGATGCGCCTTACCACGCGTACGACGAGGTCGAGGTGCGGGTGCAGACCGAGAAGGCCGGCGACTGTCAGGCCCGTACGTTGGTGCGCATCCGCGAGATCGCCGAGAGCATTCGCATCGTGCGGGAGCTGGTAGACGGTGTGCCGGAGGGCCCGATCTGCGGCCACAAACCCATCAAGATCGTGCTGCAAGAGCGCAGCGCCGGGGGCCAGGCTTATGCCGCCCTCGAGAGCCCGCGCGGTGAGCTCGGGACCTGGGTGATCGGGGGCGGGGTGAACAAGGGCACGAGCCCGTACCGCCTGAAGATCCGCCCGCCGAGCCTGCACGCGTCGAGCTGTCTGCCGTACGTGCTCCCTGGCCACAGCTTGAGCGATTGCATCGTGATCCTGGGCAGCCTGGATCCAATCATGGGCGAAGTGGACCGCTGA
- a CDS encoding sugar ABC transporter ATP-binding protein, whose protein sequence is MSESLLALLAVTKAFGPTRALDRVSFAIHAGEIHVLAGGNGAGKSTLIKILSGALADFEGELEVDGQRARLSSPAAALRAGVATIHQELSLVPSLSVLDNLFLGEPRAMLSAWRPERHVAEARAALLQVGLALDPHTRVEDLGLAERQLVEIARALRHAARVLILDEPTSALSEPEAERLFERLRELRATGKGIVFISHRMEEIFRLGDRITVLRDGRVVHSGAVEELDEGKLIDKMVGRALELRTAPSVDGASGNALFTASGFGAMLAGAPRPAFEDVAFELGSGEVLGLAGLSDSGASELLHALFGSLPAALSGELSLGGARYLASSPGDALRSSVTLLARDRKDSVLPERAIRDNVTLSALRRVSRLGFVLRQKELTLTARITERLALVAPSLDAPAAALSGGNQQKVALARCLATEPRVLLLDDPTRGIDVAAKADVHRLIRELAAEGSGVLVVSSDFDELASLCDRVLVLFRGRIRASLTRAELSRAKLLALAMGGEGAAA, encoded by the coding sequence GTGTCCGAGTCGCTGCTCGCGCTTCTCGCCGTGACCAAGGCCTTCGGGCCGACGCGCGCGCTGGACCGCGTGTCGTTCGCAATCCATGCCGGTGAGATTCACGTTTTGGCGGGCGGCAACGGCGCCGGCAAGAGCACACTGATCAAGATCCTGTCCGGAGCGCTCGCGGATTTCGAGGGCGAGCTGGAAGTGGACGGGCAGCGTGCGCGCCTCTCGAGTCCGGCAGCCGCACTGCGGGCCGGCGTCGCGACCATCCACCAGGAGCTGTCCCTGGTGCCTTCGCTCTCGGTGCTGGACAACCTGTTCCTGGGGGAGCCGCGCGCGATGCTGTCAGCGTGGCGACCCGAGCGCCACGTTGCCGAGGCGCGCGCGGCACTCTTGCAAGTGGGGCTCGCTCTCGACCCGCACACTCGGGTCGAAGACCTCGGCCTGGCCGAACGCCAGCTGGTCGAGATCGCCCGCGCGCTCCGCCACGCCGCCCGGGTGCTGATCTTGGACGAGCCCACCAGCGCGCTCTCGGAACCCGAGGCCGAGCGCCTGTTCGAACGGCTTCGGGAGCTGCGCGCGACGGGCAAGGGCATCGTATTCATCTCGCATCGCATGGAGGAGATCTTCCGACTCGGTGATCGCATCACCGTGCTGCGTGACGGTCGTGTCGTGCACAGCGGAGCGGTCGAAGAACTCGACGAAGGCAAGCTGATCGACAAGATGGTGGGACGCGCGCTCGAGCTCCGCACTGCGCCCTCGGTGGACGGCGCCTCGGGCAACGCTCTCTTCACGGCCTCCGGGTTCGGGGCAATGCTCGCGGGCGCGCCTCGCCCGGCTTTCGAGGATGTTGCGTTCGAGCTCGGCTCGGGAGAGGTGCTCGGGCTCGCGGGCCTCTCGGACTCGGGGGCGAGCGAGCTGCTGCACGCGCTCTTCGGCTCGCTCCCGGCGGCACTCTCGGGAGAGCTCTCGCTTGGTGGCGCGCGCTACCTGGCAAGCTCACCGGGTGACGCCCTGCGTTCGTCCGTCACGCTGCTCGCACGGGATCGCAAAGACAGCGTGCTGCCCGAGCGCGCGATCCGGGACAACGTCACGCTCTCCGCACTGCGCCGGGTCTCGAGGCTGGGCTTCGTCTTGCGCCAAAAGGAGCTGACCCTCACCGCGCGTATCACCGAGCGCCTGGCTCTGGTCGCGCCTTCGCTCGACGCACCGGCAGCCGCACTCTCCGGCGGCAATCAACAGAAGGTCGCGCTGGCACGCTGCCTCGCGACGGAGCCGCGCGTGCTCCTGCTCGACGACCCGACCCGCGGCATCGACGTCGCCGCAAAAGCCGATGTGCATCGGTTGATTCGGGAGCTCGCCGCCGAGGGCTCCGGCGTACTCGTCGTGTCCTCCGATTTCGACGAGCTGGCGTCACTCTGTGATCGTGTCCTGGTGCTCTTCCGCGGGCGGATCCGCGCCAGCTTGACCCGCGCCGAGCTCAGTCGCGCCAAGCTCTTGGCCCTAGCCATGGGCGGCGAAGGAGCCGCAGCGTGA
- a CDS encoding alpha-amylase: MNRSFTAVLALGLALAGCGDDTASETTSFPEKDWSAEADQLLDGPDWYRHAAFYEVYVRSFQDSDGDGIGDFKGLISRLDYLKGLGIDAVWLMPIMPTPFKDSGYDISNYEAVNPDYGTEADFDALLAAAHEKKMRVVIDLVLNHTSDQHAWFSESRADKTNPKADWYVWRDTPSDPDIGCGTQSAVFGSSAWQLDPARNQYFFHRFYPEQPDLNYRNPEVVDATLKVARHWLDKGVDGFRCDVIGLLYESAKECDLIPETRDYVRKLRKVVDEYPGRVILAEPSNLTDATGYLGNGSDMFHMAFHFGFGYFWSFPFGGQDATSINQTFQKSLDNFPPGGQDALVIGSHDVQRAYSAAQADDTRHQRAALIQLTAKGTPFIYYGEEVALRPGTKQVVDLRDFARTPMLWDASPNHGFTAGTPWLAYGLEADQFNLETETADSSSMLAFYRSLLELRRGRAVWGTGEMEVLDTGTKSVFAILRQDDFMAYVAGVNMSEEDQSAELARPGLGQRALRVLGSGKLSLNASGGALDLPAKSAAIFRVR; encoded by the coding sequence ATGAACCGAAGCTTCACCGCAGTCTTGGCCCTCGGGCTCGCTCTTGCTGGCTGCGGCGACGACACAGCCAGCGAGACCACCTCCTTTCCAGAAAAGGACTGGTCCGCCGAGGCCGACCAGCTGCTCGATGGGCCCGACTGGTACCGACACGCCGCCTTCTACGAAGTCTACGTGCGCTCGTTTCAGGACTCCGACGGCGACGGCATCGGGGATTTCAAGGGGCTCATCTCGCGCCTCGACTACCTGAAGGGACTGGGTATCGACGCCGTCTGGCTCATGCCCATCATGCCCACCCCGTTCAAGGACTCGGGCTACGACATCTCGAACTACGAGGCCGTGAACCCGGACTACGGCACCGAAGCCGACTTCGACGCGCTGCTCGCCGCAGCACACGAAAAGAAGATGCGCGTCGTCATCGATCTGGTGTTGAACCACACCAGCGACCAGCACGCCTGGTTCAGCGAGTCCCGCGCGGACAAGACCAACCCCAAGGCCGACTGGTACGTCTGGCGCGACACACCGTCGGACCCGGACATCGGCTGCGGCACCCAATCCGCCGTCTTCGGTTCGTCCGCGTGGCAGCTCGATCCCGCGCGCAACCAGTACTTCTTCCACCGCTTTTATCCCGAGCAGCCGGATCTGAACTACCGGAATCCCGAGGTCGTGGACGCAACCTTGAAGGTGGCACGCCACTGGCTCGACAAAGGCGTGGACGGCTTTCGCTGCGACGTCATCGGACTGCTCTACGAGTCCGCCAAGGAGTGCGACCTGATCCCCGAGACCCGCGACTACGTCCGCAAGCTACGCAAAGTCGTGGACGAGTATCCGGGGCGTGTGATCCTCGCCGAACCGTCCAACCTCACGGATGCCACGGGTTACCTCGGCAATGGCAGCGACATGTTCCACATGGCCTTCCACTTCGGGTTTGGCTACTTCTGGAGCTTCCCGTTCGGCGGGCAGGACGCGACCAGCATCAACCAGACGTTCCAGAAGTCCCTGGACAACTTCCCGCCGGGCGGACAGGACGCCCTCGTGATCGGCTCGCACGACGTACAACGGGCGTACAGCGCGGCGCAGGCTGACGACACGCGCCACCAGCGCGCCGCGCTGATCCAGCTGACCGCCAAGGGCACCCCCTTCATCTACTACGGCGAAGAGGTGGCGCTGCGGCCCGGCACGAAACAGGTGGTCGACCTCCGGGACTTCGCCCGCACACCGATGCTGTGGGACGCGAGCCCGAATCACGGCTTCACCGCAGGCACGCCTTGGCTTGCCTACGGTCTGGAGGCCGATCAGTTCAACCTCGAGACGGAGACCGCTGACTCGAGCTCGATGCTGGCCTTCTACCGCTCACTGCTCGAGCTGAGGCGTGGGCGCGCGGTCTGGGGGACCGGCGAGATGGAGGTCCTGGATACGGGGACCAAGAGTGTGTTTGCGATCCTGCGCCAGGACGACTTCATGGCCTACGTCGCCGGCGTGAACATGAGCGAAGAAGACCAGTCCGCCGAGCTTGCTCGCCCGGGTCTAGGCCAACGCGCCCTTCGAGTACTCGGCAGTGGCAAACTCTCGCTCAATGCCAGTGGTGGCGCGCTCGACCTGCCGGCGAAGAGCGCGGCCATCTTCCGCGTGCGCTGA
- a CDS encoding NADH-quinone oxidoreductase subunit B gives MGVNEDDRAYSHPLYDFMAKMPGLDVATTSVDKLLSWGASNSLWIFPMATSCCGIEFMAAAASRVDLDRMGTIVRGTPRQSDIMVVAGTITVKMAARVKKLWDQMPEPKWCLAMGSCAISGDFYRDIYSVVPGIDTFLPVDVYVPGCPPNPEELMHGLMRLQEKIKAFRAGKPRDEAERPPTPEYMRRPSLPRMDDPTRPEELSLQQTESAGSLGHGTEMNLVELRRSKVGERLEAKLAELRKPPAVEAKAAPSQAKE, from the coding sequence ATGGGCGTGAACGAAGACGACAGAGCGTACAGCCACCCGCTGTACGACTTCATGGCGAAGATGCCTGGGTTGGACGTCGCGACGACCAGCGTCGACAAACTCCTGAGCTGGGGCGCGTCGAACTCGCTCTGGATCTTCCCCATGGCGACCAGCTGCTGCGGCATCGAGTTCATGGCCGCCGCGGCGAGCCGGGTCGATCTCGATCGCATGGGGACCATCGTCCGCGGCACGCCCCGGCAGAGCGACATCATGGTCGTGGCCGGCACCATCACCGTGAAGATGGCGGCGCGGGTGAAGAAACTCTGGGATCAGATGCCGGAGCCGAAGTGGTGTCTGGCCATGGGCTCTTGCGCGATCAGCGGCGATTTTTACCGCGACATCTACTCGGTCGTGCCCGGCATCGATACGTTCTTGCCGGTCGACGTGTACGTGCCGGGCTGCCCGCCCAACCCGGAAGAGCTGATGCACGGGCTGATGCGGCTGCAGGAGAAGATCAAGGCGTTTCGGGCTGGAAAACCCCGCGACGAGGCGGAGCGTCCGCCCACTCCCGAGTACATGCGGCGCCCGTCGTTACCGCGCATGGACGACCCGACGCGGCCCGAAGAGCTCAGCCTTCAACAGACCGAGAGCGCTGGCAGCTTGGGTCACGGAACCGAGATGAACTTGGTCGAGCTGCGCCGTTCGAAGGTCGGCGAGCGGCTCGAGGCGAAGCTGGCGGAGCTGCGGAAGCCACCGGCAGTCGAGGCCAAGGCCGCGCCCAGTCAGGCGAAGGAGTAG
- a CDS encoding TetR/AcrR family transcriptional regulator, producing the protein MKKRAKAETTRERILDTALGLFRKSGFDATTMRDVAKAAGTSLGSAYYYFPSKEALVLAHWETQMVEHEQRARKVFSHSADLGERLRAVFDVRLDLMKDDRKLLTGLFRTIGDPESAVSVFARETAPIRSRSISLLSEALEVPEVPDELRSQAALALWVLMLGTVLYFVHDDSPGQVRTRDLARGAIDTLVPLLPWLAAPMAAPLRERVFALLTNAQLWPPEPPVLPPESAARTARAPRKSKKAARNR; encoded by the coding sequence ATGAAGAAGAGAGCCAAGGCCGAGACCACCCGCGAGCGCATCCTCGACACCGCGCTCGGCCTGTTTCGCAAGTCGGGATTCGACGCCACGACGATGCGCGACGTCGCCAAGGCCGCCGGCACCTCCCTCGGATCGGCCTACTACTACTTCCCGTCGAAAGAGGCGCTGGTGCTCGCTCACTGGGAGACGCAGATGGTCGAGCACGAGCAGCGTGCTCGAAAGGTCTTTTCTCACTCGGCAGATCTCGGCGAGCGGCTGCGCGCGGTCTTCGACGTGCGGCTCGACTTGATGAAGGATGATCGGAAGCTGTTGACGGGGCTCTTCCGCACGATCGGAGATCCAGAATCGGCGGTCTCGGTGTTCGCCCGAGAGACCGCACCGATCCGCTCGCGCAGCATCAGCTTGCTCTCGGAAGCTCTGGAAGTTCCCGAGGTCCCGGACGAGCTCCGCAGCCAAGCGGCGCTCGCGCTCTGGGTGTTGATGCTGGGGACGGTGCTCTACTTCGTGCATGACGACTCGCCGGGCCAGGTGCGGACGCGCGATCTCGCCCGAGGCGCGATCGATACCTTGGTGCCGCTCTTGCCGTGGCTCGCGGCACCGATGGCGGCCCCGCTGCGCGAGCGTGTGTTTGCCTTGCTCACCAACGCGCAGCTTTGGCCGCCGGAACCGCCGGTTCTGCCGCCCGAGAGCGCCGCAAGGACGGCGCGAGCGCCCAGAAAATCCAAAAAAGCAGCGCGCAACCGCTGA
- a CDS encoding choice-of-anchor L domain-containing protein — protein MTKKSRSKLETAAFGLAALAALAVAPMTACGGDGGSSSSSGGSGAKDGGLGGVGNAGGIGGTGNTGGIGGTGGGAQCPGATLCGGSCVQTDFDPSNCGSCGNKCATGELCSAGKCAGQCLGGSSECSGKCVDTQIDPANCGACATSCKTGEVCSSGQCASSCLGGSTECSGKCVDTQIDPANCGACGTTCKAGEVCSAGQCASQCLGGTTLCGNKCVDNQIDPANCGTCGNACQSGEVCSTGACGLTCTGGTTKCGTACVNTNTDTANCGACTTQCTTGEVCANGSCSLQCAGGTTKCGTTCSNTQTDPANCGGCGNACPSGQVCSAGTCTLSCTGGTTKCGTTCVDTNTDGANCGACAKACTAGQVCNAGVCASVCGGNLTKCGNFCIDTQTDAANCGSCGNVCPSGAKCSAGTCQQCNSATTDCDGDGWLVSEGDCCDKPGACGSEPQYVNPGAAEVVGNGIDDNCNGLVDLFDQTDALPCDTGLTSSSSTPADYAKAMGICRTTTETPALKKDKTWGLITAEILRADGSALVDARARSIRPKFGNTNVPIEGASMVVLSSGIASDATQTTPGPNGGAPGGGNVSTAHTPASTVNISTCSDARCIKDWFTTANPPLKAANALPVAPNCGSGTSGSPATPNDSVMLRLRVRAPTNARAFSFNSYFLSAEYPEFVCSSFNDQVIALVDTPSGTPSPIANPVDKNLMTYLDTSAKKWPIGINIAAGTSLFAVCESQTANPGCWDTDVNAASCKAGIGSLLGTGFDKSGSCTIGGGTYWLTTAGNVIPGQIVELRIVIWDVSDAIYDSTTLLDGFKWLTNATLPGTG, from the coding sequence ATGACGAAGAAGAGTCGATCGAAACTCGAGACCGCAGCCTTCGGGCTCGCGGCATTGGCGGCCCTCGCGGTCGCCCCGATGACCGCCTGCGGCGGGGACGGCGGTTCCTCGTCGTCCAGCGGCGGCAGCGGAGCCAAGGACGGCGGCCTGGGCGGCGTCGGCAACGCCGGTGGGATCGGTGGAACCGGCAACACCGGCGGGATCGGCGGAACGGGCGGAGGCGCTCAGTGTCCCGGCGCCACGCTGTGCGGCGGCAGCTGTGTGCAGACCGATTTCGACCCCAGCAACTGCGGCTCTTGCGGCAACAAGTGCGCGACGGGCGAGCTCTGCTCGGCGGGCAAGTGCGCGGGCCAGTGCCTGGGTGGGAGCAGCGAGTGCAGCGGAAAATGCGTCGACACCCAGATCGATCCCGCCAACTGCGGCGCTTGCGCCACCAGCTGCAAGACCGGCGAGGTCTGCTCTTCCGGCCAGTGTGCTTCCAGCTGCCTCGGTGGCAGCACGGAGTGCAGCGGAAAGTGCGTTGACACCCAGATCGACCCCGCCAACTGCGGCGCGTGCGGCACCACTTGCAAGGCCGGCGAGGTCTGCTCGGCGGGCCAGTGCGCTTCGCAGTGCCTCGGCGGCACCACCCTCTGTGGCAACAAGTGCGTCGACAACCAGATTGATCCGGCCAACTGCGGCACGTGCGGCAACGCGTGTCAGAGCGGGGAGGTCTGCTCGACAGGTGCCTGTGGCCTGACCTGCACCGGCGGCACCACCAAGTGCGGCACCGCGTGTGTCAACACCAACACCGACACCGCCAACTGCGGCGCCTGCACCACGCAGTGCACGACCGGCGAAGTGTGTGCGAACGGCAGCTGCAGCTTGCAGTGCGCCGGAGGCACCACCAAGTGCGGCACGACCTGCAGCAACACCCAGACCGATCCGGCAAACTGCGGTGGTTGTGGCAACGCCTGCCCGAGCGGGCAGGTCTGCTCGGCGGGGACGTGCACCCTCTCGTGCACCGGCGGCACCACCAAGTGCGGCACGACCTGCGTCGACACCAACACGGATGGAGCAAACTGCGGCGCCTGCGCGAAGGCCTGCACCGCGGGCCAGGTCTGCAACGCCGGCGTCTGCGCCAGCGTGTGCGGCGGCAACCTGACGAAGTGCGGGAACTTCTGCATCGACACCCAGACCGACGCGGCCAACTGCGGCTCGTGCGGCAACGTGTGTCCTTCGGGAGCAAAGTGCTCCGCCGGCACGTGCCAGCAGTGCAACAGCGCCACCACGGATTGCGACGGTGACGGCTGGCTCGTGTCCGAGGGCGACTGCTGCGACAAGCCTGGCGCCTGTGGTAGCGAGCCTCAGTACGTGAACCCCGGCGCCGCCGAGGTGGTTGGCAACGGCATCGACGACAACTGCAACGGGCTCGTCGATCTGTTCGACCAGACCGATGCCCTGCCGTGCGACACCGGCCTCACGTCCAGCTCCAGCACACCCGCCGACTACGCCAAGGCGATGGGCATCTGTCGCACGACGACGGAGACCCCGGCCCTGAAGAAGGACAAGACCTGGGGCCTCATCACGGCCGAAATTCTGCGCGCCGACGGCTCGGCCCTGGTTGACGCCCGCGCCCGCTCGATTCGACCGAAGTTCGGCAACACCAACGTGCCGATCGAGGGCGCCTCGATGGTGGTGCTGTCGAGCGGCATCGCGTCCGACGCGACCCAGACCACTCCGGGTCCGAACGGCGGCGCGCCGGGCGGCGGCAACGTGAGCACCGCTCACACGCCCGCGAGCACGGTGAACATTTCGACCTGCTCGGATGCACGCTGCATCAAGGACTGGTTCACCACCGCGAACCCGCCGCTCAAGGCAGCCAACGCGCTGCCGGTGGCGCCGAACTGCGGTTCGGGGACGTCGGGCAGCCCGGCCACGCCGAACGACTCGGTCATGCTGCGCCTGCGTGTGCGTGCGCCGACCAACGCACGGGCCTTCTCGTTCAACTCGTACTTCTTGAGCGCGGAGTACCCGGAGTTCGTGTGTTCGTCGTTCAACGACCAGGTCATCGCCCTGGTGGACACACCGAGCGGCACGCCCTCGCCGATCGCAAACCCGGTCGATAAGAACCTGATGACTTACCTGGACACGAGCGCCAAGAAGTGGCCAATCGGCATCAACATCGCAGCGGGCACCAGCCTGTTTGCGGTGTGTGAGAGTCAGACCGCCAACCCGGGGTGCTGGGACACCGACGTCAACGCGGCAAGCTGCAAGGCCGGCATCGGTAGCCTGCTGGGCACCGGCTTCGACAAGTCCGGGAGCTGCACCATCGGTGGCGGGACCTACTGGCTCACCACCGCAGGCAACGTCATCCCGGGTCAGATCGTCGAGCTCCGGATCGTGATCTGGGACGTGAGCGACGCGATCTACGATTCGACGACGCTGCTCGACGGCTTCAAGTGGCTGACGAACGCCACGCTGCCGGGCACGGGCTGA
- a CDS encoding NADH-quinone oxidoreductase subunit A, whose amino-acid sequence MLVIAKVLSVKARRDSPLKHQTYECGEEPEGPAWLKFHPRYYVVALVFVLFDVEAAFLFPWAISVGKLGLIAIIDMLVFIAILMLGWWYALKKGALDWH is encoded by the coding sequence ATGCTGGTGATCGCGAAGGTGCTGTCGGTCAAAGCCCGGAGAGACTCTCCGCTCAAACACCAGACCTACGAGTGTGGTGAGGAGCCCGAGGGTCCGGCCTGGCTGAAGTTCCACCCGCGTTATTACGTAGTCGCGCTCGTGTTCGTGCTCTTCGACGTCGAAGCGGCGTTCCTGTTTCCCTGGGCGATCAGCGTAGGCAAGCTCGGCCTCATTGCCATCATCGACATGCTGGTCTTCATCGCGATCTTGATGCTCGGCTGGTGGTACGCGCTCAAGAAGGGCGCGCTCGACTGGCACTGA